The DNA region GATAGGTGATTCACATGTTCTATACTATCCTTGCTGTAAACCAGGATGTCATGAAAATACACCACAACATACTTCCCCATGAAGTTCTTCAAAACTTGGGTCATAAGCCTCATGAAAGTGCCGGGGGCATTTGATAATCCAAATGGCATAACCAGCCACTCATACAAACCATCTTTGGTTTTAAAGGCTATTTTCCACTCATCACCTTTTCTAATTCGGATTTGGTGATTACCACTCCGTAAATCAATCTTAGAAAACACCTTTGCACCAGCCAACTCATCCAGCATATCATCAAGTCTAGGGATGGAAAACCTATACTTGATTGTAATCTTGTTTATAGCTCTACTATCAACACACATTTTCCATGTTTTATCTTTCTTAGGAGTTAAAAGGCCAGGGATAGCATAAGGACTAAGTGATTCTCTAATCAATCCCTTTTGCAATAAATCAATGATTTGCCTTTGTAATTCAGCATGCTCATTAGGAGACATTCTATAATGAGGCAGATTAGGAAGAATAGCACCTAgaatgaaatcaatttgatgCTGAATGTCCCGAAGTGGTGGTAAACCAGCAGGAAGGTCAGCTGGAGCTAAGCCTTTGAATCTATCCAATAAGCCTCGAACTTCGTTCGAAACTTTTGTTTCAAGTTCTTCACTTTTTTCTGCAGCAACCAGAGCATAAACAATACCATCTTTTTTGTAGGACTCTTCAAATTCTTTGTAAGATAATAAGCTGATCTGGTTCGAAGAAGGCACACTATTTGAAATGTCTTTTATCGGGGTCAAAACATGCTTCAATTTGTTATGGATAATAGTGTAAGTGTTCTTCCTTCCATCATGATAAGCATTCCTACCAAACTGCCATGGTCTGCCAAGAAGCAAATGACAAGCATCCATGGGCAgcacatcaaaaaaaattttatcttcATACTTGCCAACAACAAACTTTACTTTGCATCTCTGAGTCACCATGATTTCTCCACCCTTTTTGAACCAGGAAACCTTATAAGGCTTTGGATGGTGTTCACAAGAAAGCTTCAGCTTTTCTATCACTACTTTTGACACCATGTTCTCACAAATTTCCGAATCAATCATCAAGATGCACTTCTTTccataagaaagacaataggttCGAAAAATGTTATGCCTCAACCATCTATCAGTCTCTTGAACAGTCAGCACTTGCCGGATTACAAAACTTTCCGCATCACAATCACCTTCACAATATTCTTCATTAAGATCAACCTCTGGTTCTTCATCATAAATTggcccttcatcttcttcttccgcaAGATGCAATTCAGCTTTCTTCTTTGGACTTTCATAGGATCTATGCCCAGATTTACCACACCGAAAATATTTGTTGGAAGATGAATGAAACTTTCCACTCTCCTTACTCCCTCCACCCTGATGTTGGGTTTGTTTTTTCAGAGATAGGAGCCAACTTCTTACCCTTCTTTTTCACCCCTTTTAAGCTTTCACCCTTTCGGTATGAACtccattttattttctcttctgccttcaatgccttttgATATGCTTCCTCTAGAGAATGAAGCGAATGCATCATAAGCTCGCCTTTGAGGTTTTCAGTCCACTCACATATCTAGCCACCAATTGATCATCAGATTCTTGTAAACTCACACGACTCATAAGCTTGTAGAATTGCTTTGTATAATCACTAACAAATTGCTCGACACGCTGATTCAACTAATGGAAATTTTGGTAGAGAGTTTGAGAATAATCCAAGGGAAGAAATTTCTCATCAAGCTTCAATTTCATCTCAGCCCTGGTATTGACTCTTGGGATTTCTCTTCGATCTCTGCTACGCTGATATTATTGCCACCAGATTAAAGCATGACCCTTCAACTTCGTAGCCACGAACTACACCTTTTTCTCATCTGTAAGAaattttccatcaaaaaaagcTTCTAAAGATGCCATCCAGTCACAATAACCATCAGCATCAAGTTTGCCATCAAAGTCTTGCACTTGAACTTGGATGCTTCGATCAGTATTCTCCAAAGCACGGGTCAAGCGTTCCATGGACCATTAATCAGTGACACTAGGTTCTGGAACAGAACTGGAAGAAGATGAACGATCATTTTGGCTGTGGTTGTTGAAGAAGATATTGTGTCCACTTTCTTGACTTCTATGGCTTCAAGTGGGTGAAGCTTGAATCCGCTGACAGAGTTTATTTACCATGTCTGTCAGTGCTTGATTCGATTCTCGTAATGCGGCAAGTTCAGCTTACACTTCATCACGCTTCGCATCCCTTTGACGTTGTGGAGGATTCCTTTGACACCGTGGAGGCATTATAAAGGACCCGAAGATACGAGAGGCTCGAACAATTTCGAAATAAAGGACACCACAGCTGGaaaacctgctctgataccaatttgaTGCAGGCTGAAACCTGCAAGTCTTGGCCAAACCAAAAGGATTCAACCAAGGAAAACATGATTTTGGGATGCCACTCAACCAGGGATAGCGGATGCCACTCGACGCTACTAATCGCAGATGGCACTCGATGCGACCAAGCCACACGCTTGATTGCTAGGAGAATGCCACTCAACTCACAAAAGCAAGAAAGGCTTGCTGGAAAGGAATTCTGAAAATAACAACTCTctttttcatttcattcatGTACCCATTTAATATGCTATCTTGGAACATCCCTCCAAGCATAGGTAAGACAAAACAGTGCTAAAACATATTGATGGGAGTCTAGTTATATGTTCCAATATTTAGAAATACCAAAAGACACTTAGGAAAATGAAACTATGTGCTGGAAAAAAGACCAAATTAAATGCACTTCGCTGGGCACTACTAGTCCAGATGCGCTGTAGTAAAAATGCCATAACTTTCTCTAGGGATCTTCAAATGGCACGAGATCAGGTGCGTTGGAAACTAGAGGCATAGAGCTTTCCAATGGTATGACATGCTAGCTGATTAACTATATATTATTCCCAAAATTAATTCAAAACCAACACTGTCATGCTGCCACGATCAAAGGATGACTCACTAAatacatgagtcgactcataaaaacaatgagtcgacccccaccacacatgagtcgactcatgaaagcaatgagtcgacccttgctacACATGAATCGACTCTTAAAAgcaaagagtcgacccctgctactCCTGCATCAGTGATTAAGTCCCTTTCTTAGAAGATCATCAAGTTACATAGGGTTCAAGGAGTTCCAATTATATCGAGCCCAATTGAATCATGGGGCGCGTGTGGAGATCGAGTCTTCATCCTTTGGGCAAATTGAGCCAATCAAGAGCATGAGCCCTTCATGAGCCCAATTGAATCATGGGACGAGCGTGGAAATAGAGGCCAACCATGGAGTGCCAAATCACATTGAATTGAGTCTATTTTCTTCTTGAGTCGTGAGTCCAACATTAGGCGTCAAGTCATTTTGAGTCCTTGTATGCGAGAATTGGATCCTCTAGTTAGGATTTGGTTTGATTTCTCACATTGGGTCCTAGATTGAGTCTTAAATTGAGTTGTaattttgatttgaatttcctaTTGAGTCCATATAATTGATTGCCAAGTGGCACCTAATTGAGTCCTTGTAATTGAGTGCCATGTGGCAATCGTTGGCTAAAGATTAGGAGGCTCAAGAGTCCATGAAGAGGACTTCTCCAcgtgaaggaaggaaagaaatcagatggcgtgaagaatttttgaagagGAGTTTTGGCGCAAGAAGGACTCTTCATATGATGATCAACCCTTGTTGATTTTTAGAGATCCTCATATTGCTATTTTTTAGAGATCCTAATCTTTTGATGTGGCGCCCCCATTGAGAAGGAATTCCAACATGAAAGAATTCAGCATGAAGGCCTTTGCATCACGTGAAGAAAAAGGGATATCATCTAGTTGTGGAGTCTAGGGTCTAGTCCCTTGGGCGTAAGGCATTTGgtttagtcgtatgagtgaCATTGAGTCCAAGTTGTGGTGAGATTGAGTCCTCGTAATAAGTGAAATTAGTTCATAATTGATTAGAGTCTTAAATGCCTAATTAGGTTAATTCCAAACGTTGATTGGGTCTTTAGTTATGTGGGATTTCTCCACGTGTCCCAAGGGATAGAGTCCTAATGACACTAGGATTAACTCCATGCAGCAAGGGAGAAGTCCTAAATGAAGTAGGACTTGCGTACGGTTGGAGTTTTCTCTCCCAAAACTCCAATCCGCACACCAAGAAGGGGTGACACTTGTCCAACCTTTAGTTGACAAGTTGTTTAAGATGTTTTATCTtcatatttgaattttaaaaaatgtcCTTATTTGATTTTGAGTCCAAGTAAATATGCTTGTAACTTCcaacctctctctctttataAGAGAAGGTTTTGATGAATGAAATCATATcagatttatttgaaaaaaaattctagagaTTTGTGAGAGAGAGATCACGAAAAGGAgagactccttttccttggtgAGACGCCAAAAAAAAATGGGGCGAGATTAGGGGTGTGAGACGTTCTCCTATTCCGCCTAGAATTAGGATATTGAAGGGGTGTGACTCCTCTTCAATATTCTATAGTTATCCCTCTTTATTTGCTGCCACCTAGCCATATTCCCTTgagtcctaacccaattaggactccTCCTAAGTAGCCACGCCACCCACTTAATTTTAGAGCCATCAGATTAAACCCAAAGTCCATGCAATTCAGCCGCACTATCAATTCAGCCATCAATTCAGCCTAGTTCCCTCTAGTCGCGTCCACCCCAATTGAACCcaattcaaatcaatttttccaACCCATCCTCTTCTTGCTTCCTTCCATCCACGTgaagccctagcctccattgccattacttgagaaaaaaaggaagaaagattcaaccatcatcaaaaaaaaaaattcaacaacCCACCCCAATTGCGTCAATCACCTTGATGGGGGGTGACTCTTCACGGGTGTAACCACCCACGACATTTGGTCCTTGGAGAGGCCTGTAAATAGCCTGTTAGACCCCTTTTCTAAAACACGCATTAAGAGCTCTCTCTCTAAAAGACCTCTCTGCTAATCTCTATTTAGATTAGAGTTATTTTTCGGTGATCGCGATTGCGGATCAGAttgcatggatcccaaagttcaAGATGGATTTAGTGAATCAAGGTATGATTTATGATTAAGCTTTAATTATTCCATCACAGCCTTCACCGCATCAAGATTGCACGGCTAGATATCAGTTCCTACCTTGGATGCCACTGTCCACCAAATCCTCGCCGAAATCTTCCTGGATCGTGCCCTAAATTGCGAAAACCCTAaaattcttgaaatttttcttcAAGCAATCCAAGATCCTAAAACTAGGAGAGACCAGGGGGCAAGATGGGAAGACAAATCGACTCTCGATTGTGAATTAAGAGAGCTCATCAAGAAAGTAGATCTCTACAAGAAAggtgtagaaaaaaaaataaaggatatcAACAAGAAGGAGAATGGAGAAATCTTGAGGGAAGGATGAAGATGTAGAAAAGAGCTTTGTTCTTTGAGCTTATGAGGGTTTCAAAAGAGGGGGCCAAAAAGGGATGGAGGCCTCCTCGTGCGGCCGCCATTGCTGAAAGGGAAGAGCGGAGAGGAGGGAAGAGATTGGAGCTGGAAGGGGGAGGCGTAGGTCATCGCAGCTTATATCCCGTTTTCGGGGAGGGAGGGGGGACGTCATTGGACAGCAGCGGAGGCGATAAATAAGAGCCGGAGAGGTGTCAGTTGTCTACGATATTGCCACGTGTATATTTATATGATTGGACGGTCTGGATCTATATTTAACCCAATCTTACACGCAACTGGAGCGGTATGTGTGCACATATGCCAACTCTCTGGTGAAGTCGGCGATGTAATAACGAGGTTGAAACCCGACATGTACAAGCATGTGGTTGAGCACGCCGGAGAGCATGTGCGCGTCACGTgtatataggtaatatttttgaGAGCTAAACTCCAAAGTAGTCCAGCTTGCCAAAGTTCTTGAATagctcaaaaatattttttgatccttcaaaaatatttttgtatagTATAGTAACAtttgataaaaatttaaaagttaTTTTGACTTTATCAGAAGCTGAAAAATATCTACTTAgaaaaagctccaaaatgaagATTCTCCTCAAAAATACTTTCCAACAAATAtcgaaaaattattttagcttttataaaatttttatagtaactaaaatatccataataaatatatattagataTAATATTctgttatattatatcatatcgtATATATTACGATACTATAGATATATTAtaatgtattatattatattattatgataATGCATTAATACATtactatattatatcatatcatatcatatcataattttatattatattatatcaaaattatattatattatatcatataaattgttagaagtatgccttagaagccaatttggctgacgctaggacataaatttgtacttgacctaattatgaatttattaagttgggcattcttttcattcatgttcttatgtgtccataaatcgtccaagaaattaataaaatgacgacgcatattctcaagagttgagaatttgaggcatgtgtcattagtgattaatttctgaattgctcctgatcgatggatcatcacgaagacggtgatcaatccactgagattagtgcacatattatgcaaatgcttgttagaacaagggtactgagcgtgactatACCAAGTAGTCActtagatgtctatccactcgtcagtgacttacttgatgctgtagtTGTAGGACTGGTCTTTGATCTGCGATGCCTTGGCTATTTATAGTGAGGTTGTTGTaatttgacgagcacataaacatgggccctatccatgtgggtccttgtggtgcagattggctgcagtaggttcattgtaagagtagggggtgcatctagatggaatttattaaccttgatagattaggagagatcctatgtgatttgtgaaactgagttcgtaaatccttggccaaggtagtttttcgaaaaagagtttttcaatctcgaattagagtcgaataaatcttgacatatgacagatgttgggtttgacgagttatccatgacctccatcctgtcgggatccacgatagagggactgtatcatacactaactgcacctagaggttctattctgctgggtagccactacatgctgctaggtgttactggtcgattgtgagactcaaaggtgttgcccaaggtgacaagccaagagggggggtgaattggtttctcttcaatttttttttactatctttctttagtcaattgatgagtaagtgagattagaacaatgcacaatacaaacacacaagaagtatagtggttcggtgctctcctaagcacctatgtccacttctcaagcgaccccttgggaattcactataatccctcggattacagttggattgttttccgggctcacaatccaaaaatctttacactttggttttccgggatcaccaataacctatgttggttttacgggctcaccgacgaaccttcacaattggttttacgggttcaccaataaacctacaccgttggttttatgggctcaccaacaaacctttacaaggtgattaaaaaggaagaagaagaatgttgaaacttctagatgagcaaatataacaattataagctactaagaagagtttagagaatagttatcgcttgatgagacttctctcttctttgtcaagaatgcttcactcttcaagggtggatggagctcttaatatctcttggaatctgctcaaccactttcttttgactcttgaatgaagcacttggatgaagaagattagggcacttgtatttcttgtgtaagctttgatatttttcaaaagaatgttttttctctgatgaatagtatccctttaaatagttttcctcacccattggacaccccccattggtcagatttcaaaaactagccgttacttactgttgggaggacaaaaagtacttctgcagaactagccgttatgcttctgcccgtgcttaggtcgactcaacttttactggggtcgacccaactttcacttgggtcgactcaacactttttggggtcgagcctctcaggaaccacagaaccttgtatttcagccttccttcacttgggtcgactcaacactttttgggtcgactcaaggttcagttggatcgactcaaatttcacttggatcgaccctctcagagattccagagaactgatttttgaatgacataactgttgcccagatagacaacccaagagggggggtgaattgggttttaaattaatttagatatttaaaactttaaggatgattaattaaaaactattgcaagttatttaattaatgctaagtgctgtgagtgatgtgagaggaagaagagaagaggcaatccaatgcaaacacagagttttatagtggttcggagctaccccttgctcctacgtccactctccaagtcttctcttgggaattcactataacccccttggattacagctggttgttttgcaagctcacaaccaaacttgttgttttacgagctcacaacgaactcggtcggttttttccaggctcaccgactagaaccaaccccgattgttttcccgggctcacaatcaaacccttacacacgttggttttaacttggctcaccaaccaaccttaatccccttgattcaatccccgattgaaccaagcaaatacaagttatagaaagaaaggaaaataagcttctcaaaagcagatataaaaaatataatcaaagaggagtttagaagccctcaaacgcttttaagctgaagaagaggtaaggcttcttgaactccagtctcctcttgaatgtgtagtcgacatgaatgctggaggagaaggctttaattgctgggaagatgtaggtggagctgtaaatgcagatcttctctttttcgttgaaaagcacgttgcagagcttgaatccttgattagttggagtggaatgactgttctctgccttgctacagtcttctgtggctatttagccaacccccacggaaactagccgttacactgctttttctgcccgttctgcacactctgcgcagcctgacaatatgaccgttggtgggttggagtcgactcgcgcgatcaagagtcgactcggctgtagcgggagtcgactcaagcttttccggagtcgactcggcaactgttccaaatttgaattaaagttgccgtcacgactgggagtcgactcgtcttgacccggagtcgactcgccaacttctggagctgacctggcaattttggagtcggctcatccacagaagtctgtggatccaattttgaattttgtccactcgagtcgactcgactgtccttggagtcgactcgaatctcagagcccgaactcccgattctctgtcttttggctcatccagtcttggagtcgactcgaacttccttggagtcgactcggctctcagtttccgaaagttggtcttctgccttttgacgtgaagcttgtcttggagtcgactcgagctgtttgggagtcgactcgaatctcagaggcagtaacatggttttctgtctgtcattggtcgcacagtctcggagtcgactcgcatattgcgggagtcgactcgaatctcagagtccataaaatgctctctgaccttttctttgtgtaccgctgagagtcgactcttgctttctctagagtcgacttgccaaccatcggagtcgactcgcgttccactggagtcgactcgaatctcagactcgaaaactgctctctgacttttctttgtgtacctcttggagtcgactcttactaccctggagtcgactcgttgaccattggagtcgactcgcgcacttcaggagtcgactcgttgaaggttctgagatgaggctttctgttcttctttctgttcttagtcggagtcgactcgtactagtctggagtcgactcgagctcgtgccagtgaacttgatacgcttggagtcgacttcgtGATACTCGGAATGTCGActtcgagtctcagactttggttcagcagacttcttaacttatccaaatacTAATgaacaaatctagagacacttggacaggggatttcactgaaacactcaattgaattcattagtaatcacaagatatactcaaatgctttgagctcatcaaaatcaaatggggttttaatcaatcactcacaatctccccctttttgatgatgacaaaactttgagtatatgtaaaatgatttgctcaataaataatgaaataaaatccataaatgaattcaaatgtctgataatttagtttatccaagtttgaaaggagtgaaacacacaatttggagttaaagctccccctttcatttggaattatataagccctTTCATAACCTATGCAATCAATTGGTTGGCTTTATATgtacattaatgatttagcatctgattaaaattcagattctccccctcacaTATGCATTCAAACTATGTTTTGCATTCTCTGAATTCCTTTGGTAAATGCTTTGAGTTTTtgaaactgaattttttgtttttagagggaaaaatcTGTTCAAGTGATTCGTTCTTGGATAGGATTCCAGCTAATCCTcgcgaatatcccttgaatagattctggagattactccattaggagccccaaaagagagataatgagcctcgaggtaccgaatccacttagaacaaatttgtatgtgtttttaagagtttatctttttatttatttccattgatttcttttacatatttttttcatatttctccccttttacacattttatacatatttctccccctttttgtcatcataccaaaagaggtaatcaaccacaatcaatggcacaaccaatcatcaatggcacataattgaagataagatgtctactcattgtattgatatgaattgaagtagatttgagcatacaataagtaaagtaaacaATACAAAAtagaactcaaacacatctatgtcttcctcgaggatgaagctccccctctcgaggatgcatctcctcctctggaggatgtggctcctcctctcgaggatgtggctcctctccgaggatggtgctcctcctctcatcggctctgctccatgaggagggtgactgcatctgtgacatggccaagctgtgtgatgatagacgtggtggctttGCTATgggtagtggagagctctgtcaccgacgcctgaagcccagtcaccgatgtctgaagtgcgtccagcttgtcgatgagtacattcgccaagcgctcgccccctcggtggtggtgtgcatgtcacgacctatctcctctcgcatctgtcgagtggagctcgtgacctcactcatgctgtggaactgggcctggaccaaactccggacattgtagatctcttcccgtacatgagccgtcatgtcagccacggctgtcaaggaagggaccaactgagaagatacgggtgcaggagtgggagcaggcaccgcacctcggagctcccgaagcagctcatcctcactctctgactatctcctgtcgcagctcccggagctgctcaggatcaatccggaccgccatagagggtggtgccgaggaggaaggtacgcggagtggtaggagcaggaggagtggatggaaggtctggatggtctggaaggtctgggtagtctgaatcgggaatcaggactgggtgaaggtctgtgtcctgagcggtgagggtagacttcctaacccatacccccctctctctttcgaaaccccatcctgtgcatggtccccgtacacaagccatctgtccatcgcaatgcacgagagggttccctctcaggaatgggaatctcgtactcctaaagagaagagtaaaaatcatgcccGTATGGgaggtgagcctaggtctatctggGGGCTCACACATTATAcctatatatgagtttgggaaaagttgaccggggtgtcctgaagaatgtaagacataatagctaggctccctctcatttacaaaatcaaatcttcctgtcttagggaagacagacctggacagaatactcaaaaggattctcacttaaacggaagtgagctagcagatacctcgtctaggggggactgaggtgatgcccctaagacgaccgtaggcctcaactctatcctcagggtgtgcgggagccaccctaCTAGTGGAGGTGGAGAGTGGCCAATAAGATCCCTCCGTGACAAACCACAGGGGCGagccggctactgtgccctcgatacccccatctccccgaagGGACGTAACCTCTTGTAAAAATCTTtaacgagccctggatatgtggggaggtccaatgtaaaggaaagaactctaagcctgggctctaagcctatcacctatgggtgaacccttcccgggagaggaagtcgaatcgacatacctcccggtggagacgaccttcccggccatgcctgcgggaaccgccctaggcggggaacgagccggaggtggttgcctcgcggatcgtgccgcgccttggagcgccgctcgggaccggcccgGGACGGGACCCTCTTCCTAACCActgtcttacgaggcatcttgacctaaacggggaagaaacacctaaaggacggagaaaggtcgacggaggagactcgggacggaccggagacgaccttaggaacggacgaaaccctaagaaccggtgaaaaatcgaccgaacagaggttggagacgatcggg from Phoenix dactylifera cultivar Barhee BC4 unplaced genomic scaffold, palm_55x_up_171113_PBpolish2nd_filt_p 000816F, whole genome shotgun sequence includes:
- the LOC103697676 gene encoding uncharacterized protein LOC103697676 is translated as MERLTRALENTDRSIQVQVQDFDGKLDADGYCDWMASLEAFFDGKFLTDEKKLNQRVEQFVSDYTKQFYKLMSRVSLQESDDQLVARYGGGSKESGKFHSSSNKYFRCGKSGHRSYESPKKKAELHLAEEEDEGPIYDEEPEVDLNEEYCEGDCDAESFVIRQVLTVQETDRWLRHNIFRTYCLSYGKKCILMIDSEICENMVSKVVIEKLKLSCEHHPKPYKVSWFKKGGEIMVTQRCKVKFVVGKYEDKIFFDVLPMDACHLLLGRPWQFGRNAYHDGRKNTYTIIHNKLKHVLTPIKDISNSVPSSNQISLLSYKEFEESYKKDGIVYALVAAEKSEELETKVSNEVRGLLDRFKGLAPADLPAGLPPLRDIQHQIDFILGAILPNLPHYRMSPNEHAELQRQIIDLLQKGLIRESLSPYAIPGLLTPKKDKTWKMCVDSRAINKITIKYRFSIPRLDDMLDELAGAKVFSKIDLRSGNHQIRIRKGDEWKIAFKTKDGLYEWLVMPFGLSNAPGTFMRLMTQVLKNFMGKYVVVYFHDILVYSKDSIEHVNHLSNVFKMLHKNQLYMNLKKCSFTTNQVVFLGYVVSADGIKMNDEKVKAILDWPTPRSLTDVRNFHGLASFYRRFIRHFSTIAAPMMDVLKKKKFQWTN